In the genome of Coregonus clupeaformis isolate EN_2021a chromosome 1, ASM2061545v1, whole genome shotgun sequence, one region contains:
- the LOC121574791 gene encoding leucine zipper putative tumor suppressor 2 homolog — MALVQTLPVSVTDHPKPPTSLDIVSLSPVVGGPCGPGATMGSVSSLISGRTYQEQRHCRAASEIRTKPHRNTPTTSCFRLQGDSNTLHSASSLEQLLVINNQAQLQTTQLQPPPLPTKKQPRAGNSAGGAGCVAGGGGGGGGGGNGNYGFVTEVVTVGDWNDNHVVTVGSPCSDSEEQRDNRGLNGNIGGPPPKLIPVSGKLEKNKEKFLIRPTAFKPVVPKNRHSVQYLSPRPGGSLSESQGSLNLLLPLPINGNNRNTVVNSTGSYGNVVSLLCSSSSSDSKRNSYNGGRNARSSQSCSMSDSGRNSLSSLPTHSSTGCSLAHSEASGSGGSGVGLEPGAGRTTNTNGGGSVTHRVHSHSTSHGHSNSDSGRSSSSKSTGSGSLSGRGQPLSDSGSCGHSPPPLEGYEEVMRELEEKLRERDLELQQLRENLDENEAAICQVYEEKQRRCERELEELRQSCSSKMKQATQKAQRVQQALQLQVFQLQQEKNKLQEDFSSLLQDREVLERRCASIQREQIQLGPRLEETKWEVCQKSGEISLLKQQLKEIQSELSQKGGELVVLKSQLREARSDLQNSQARSQDAGSALRTRSLELEVCENELQRRKSEAELLREKVGRLEEESAQLRDALANQGGGYLPGGKALANKGQCMSLPLPHGRGGVGGGGGGPSPSVGYREAEEGRLAWGGESDEAKTQRQSAEAVLGLRQQVERLRAELMYERRSSEEQLGGFEEERRVWQEEKEKVIRYQKQLQQSYIQMYRRNRDLERVMRELSLELENRDVEDYDVHSGSNDIHFEEMTATEI; from the exons CACTAAGCCACACCGTAACACCCCAACCACCAGCTGTTTCAGGCTCCAGGGTGATAGCAACACCCTGCACAGCGCAAGCTCCCTGGAACAACTACTGGTTATCAACAACCAGGCCCAGCTCCAGACCACCCAGCTCCAGCCGCCGCCACTGCCCACCAAGAAGCAGCCCCGGGCAGGTAACTCTGCTGGTGGGGCTGGGTGTGTggctggaggtggtggtggtggtggtggtggagggaatGGGAACTATGGGTTTGTGACTGAGGTGGTGACTGTAGGAGACTGGAATGATAACCATGTGGTGACGGTCGGGAGTCCGTGTAGCGACTCGGAGGAGCAGAGGGATAACAGAGGTCTCAACGGGAATATTGGCGGTCCGCCACCCAAACTCATACCTGTTTCGGGAAAACTGGAGAAG AACAAGGAGAAGTTTCTGATCCGTCCCACTGCGTTCAAACCAGTGGTCCCCAAGAACCGTCACTCTGTGCAGTACCTCTCCCCGAGGCCAGGGGGCAGCCTCTCTGAGAGCCAGGGCAGCCTCAACCTCCTCCTGCCCCTACCTATCAACGGGAATAACAGGAATACTGTGGTCAACAGCACGGGGAGCTACGGCAATGTCGTATCTCTGctctgctcctcctcttcctcggaCAGCAAAAGGAACTCGTACAACGGAGGACGCAACGCTCGCAGCAGCCAGTCCTGCTCCATGTCAGACTCTGGCCGTAACTCCCTTTCCAGCCTCCCCACTCACAGCAGCACCGGCTGCAGCTTGGCCCACAGCGAGGCCTCCGGGTCTGGGGGGTCCGGGGTGGGCCTGGAACCTGGGGCTGGAAGAACTACCAATACCAACGGAGGAGGGTCGGTGACCCACAGAGTTCACAGTCACTCAACCTCCCACGGTCACTCTAACTCGGACAGCGGGCGTTCGTCGTCCAGTAAGAGCACAGGGTCGGGGTCACTGAGCGGGCGCGGCCAGCCCCTATCGGACAGCGGGTCGTGTGGGCACTCACCCCCGCCTCTGGAGGGGTACGAGGAGGTGATGAGGGAGCTGGAGGAGAAGCTGAGGGAGAGGGATCTGGAACTGCAGCAGCTCAGAGAGAACCTGGACGAGAACGAGGCCGCCATCTGTCAG GTGTACGAGGAAAAGCAGCGTCGCTGTGAGAGGGAGCTGGAGGAGctgagacagagctgctcttccaaGATGAAACAGGCTACACAGAAGGCCCAGAGAGTACAACAGGCCTTACAACTACAG GTGTTCCAGCTGCAGCAGGAGAAAAATAAGCTTCAGGAGGACTTCTCCTCTCTGCTGCAGGACAGGGAGGTGCTGGAGAGGAGGTGTGCCTccatacagagagaacagatccAGTTGGGACCGCGCTTAGAGGAGACGAAGTGGGAG gtgTGTCAGAAGTCAGGTGAGATCTCCCTGTTGAAACAGCAACTGAAGGAGATCCAGTCTGAGCTGAGCCAGAAGGGTGGGGAGCTGGTGGTCCTGAAGTCCCAGCTGAGAGAGGCCAGGTCCGACCTCCAGAACAGCCAGGCCAGGAGCCAGGATGCTGGGTCGGCCCTGCGGACACGCTCCCTGGAGCTAGAGGTCTGCGAGAATGAGCTCCAGCGCAGGAAGAGCGAGGCTGAGCTTCTCCGCGAGAAAGTCGGACGCTTGGAGGAAGAGTCGGCCCAGCTTCGAGATGCCCTGGCCAATCAGGGAGGAGGTTATCTTCCTGGAGGCAAAGCGCTGGCTAATAAGGGCCAGTGCATGAGCCTGCCCCTCCCCCATGGGCGTGGGGGTgtggggggtggaggtgggggccCCAGCCCCTCTGTGGGGTACCGTGAGGCGGAGGAGGGCAGGCTGGCATGGGGAGGGGAGAGTGATGAGGCCAAGACTCAGAGGCAGAGTGCTGAAGCTGTGTTGGGACTCAGGCAACAG GTGGAGAGGCTGAGGGCAGAGCTGATGTACGAGAGGAGGAGCAGTGAGGAGCAGCTGGGAGGatttgaggaggagaggagggtctggCAGGAGGAGAAGGAAAAGGTGATCCGCTACCAGAAGCAGCTGCAGCAGAGCTACATCCAGATGTACAGGAGGAACAGAGATCTGGAGAGGGTGATGAGAGAGCTCAGTctagagctggagaacagagaCGTAGAGGACTACGACGTCCACAGCGGCAGCAACGACATCCACTTTGAGGAGATGACCGCTACTGAAATCTAG